AAGCCTCAAAAATGACagtgattttttcaaaacttggtTAAATTGATAGTAAGTTAAGGGTGAACCATCAATATGGCACAAAAATTGCAATGTATCGGTGCTTGTTGGacgttgttttaaaaatgctcgCATATTgtcaaaaagcattttattttcgTTTGTCGAGTTAATTTGAATTGTTATACCCTTCCCTATTTGGTCTGTTTTAGTTTTATCTAATATAATGGTGATGCATGACGTTGATATGGATACATTGTGCAAAGACAGTGCTGAATTGCAGGAATTCCCACGCGTACTTGTTATCTCACCTACCCTTAGTAAGGCAAAGTATGCAAGTGTATACGCAGTGGAAAAAAGGATCTGTTCGTAATAATTACTACAAACATGTTGTAAAGAAGctacgattttttttaacagtggGAAAGTTATTGGACTTCTAGTATCCTTTTTATGTTTGAGTTGCTTAAAACCGAGTAGTagtttttttacaatgaaaaattgACATGGATCAGGAAGATTGCTTAACTTCAAACTAAAACTAATGCCCGCTAAGTAGGTTTTGGCAGTTGAATATGATATGCTTTTAGATGATAAAAATGCTATAAAGTTGATAATTTGGTCAACAGATGGAGGCCAAATGTCTTGGATGTTATACAGCCCTCTAAATTGCATGAATAAGTCAATGCCCTTCTGATAAACAGTTTGAGTGTTTGGAGCAACTGATGCGTCGAGTAGTTTTTCTACTTCCTTTTCAAATGGTTCCAAAATTCCGATGGAATTTGGCATGGATAGTAATCCGCATATGGGGCCAGATTTCTGAACTTTTGCCACTGAAAACGAGATATAGCATCAGCTATAGTATTTGAAGGACCTGGTATGTGCACACATCTAATTTGAATGTTGAACCTGAGGAGCTGAAGCAATAGAGGTCTAAGAAGGGACATAACTCTTGATGACTTTGATGTTTTTTGATTAATTATCTGAACTACTGCGATGTTATCAATGTGCATTATAATTTTCTTAGACTGCAATTTGCTACCCCAAATTTGAATTGCCAGCGCTACTGGCACTAACTCCAGGTAGGTCAAGTCTCTACGATCTTCGGATGACCAGTCTAATGGCCATTGAAGATAGGCCCAATGTGAACCGAAAATTGCCCCGCACCCAAAAGAGCCAGAGCTGTCAGAGGATATGTGCAATGTGTCCCCATTTGACCAGTGCATATCGGGAAATAGTGTGGTACCATTAAATTCGGAAAGGAATTTTAACCAGACCTCCATATCGTCTCGTAGAGCttttgatattgtaatgtaGTGATGTTTTTTGTATCCCTGCGAAAGACTGTCGTAAAATCGTCTACAAAACGCCCTACCTGCAGGTATTGCCTTCGTAACAAATGCTAGTGACCCCACTAATGATTGCATTACTTTTAATGTAACTTTCCTTCGCGTATATACATTATGAATCATTGATTTAAGGGTGTCCACCTTGTCCTTTGGAATAAATATGGTTTGGTTAATAGTATTGATACCTAGACCAAGAAATGTAATGTATGTAGAGGGGCCTTCTGTTTTTTCCTCTGACAGCGGGACCCCAAGTTCTTTACAAATTGTATCAAATGATCCCATAAGGTTTTGACATATACAAGTATTAGCTGGGCCAGCGAACAAAAAATCATCCAGGTAATGGACTAATGTGTTGTGTGTGGATTGATTTTCCACTATCCAGTGCAAAGctgttgaaaatttttcaaaagtggCACATGCAATAGAGCAACCGAAAGGTAaacatttatcaatataatacttattgtcaaaataaaagccgAGCAATAAAAAATCTTCGGGTCGAATCGGAAGTAGTCTGAAAGCACTCGTTATGTCTTTTTTGCCTAATAAAGCCCCAGGACCAAGTTTTTGAACCATACTTATAGTAGTATCAAATGATGTATAATGTACTGAACAGAGACTGGGGTCTATAAAATCGTTAACACTGTTGCCCTGTGGTGCTGACAAATTACAAATCATGCGCCACCCCCCTTGTTTTTTAGGAACTAGACCAATAGGGCTACATCTAATATTAGAAATAGGTCTAGTGTAAAATGGACCAGCTATTCTCCCCAGTGAAATTTCttgatagatttttaaatgaagcTCATCAGCGTGAGTTTCTGCAGATTTCATGTTTTTTGAAACGTGAAATTCTCGTGTACCAGAATAATGAATGTTGAAACCGTATTCAAACCCGTTTAGTAATTCATGAGCTGTATTTTGATCTGGATAATTAGTAAGCATTGATTTTAAGACATTAAGTTTGACCGGGGTTGGAGCCATGTCCCATAGGTCTTGCGTTGCCTGTTGACTGCCCACGGCCTTGACCTCTATAAGGGAATTGTCGCATATGGTCGAATGCGGGGGGTTTCCCTCTCTCTTGGCGAATGGGTTGGTTGTTGTTAACCCTGCAGTAAATAGAAGGGTGGTTGTTGTTGCATTTTAGACACACGTGGTGATAATTACAGTAAGGTCGGCCGCACGAACCtttgtaattaaattcatagCATTTGGCCGATTTATTCGAAAAATTTGTCATTTGCGGGCTTGTGAGGAAGGAACCTTGCGCTACGTAAAGAAGCCAAAGCTCAGCATCGATAGAACCCCAATCTACCGTGTGATTTCGAGAGCGTTTTAATCGGAACTGTATGTCATAATTTAACCAGTTCAAATTAGGCGAACGTTGGGCAGCTGTGCGAATGGTGTTCATATATTTGAGGATAGCTTGGGTGTGTTCAGGGAACTTGGTCAGATAAATGCTGCTGAACACGAGAAATGCATTTGTCCAGGTTTCAACAGaagtaattttaatttctttgtgTTTTGGCTGGATAACCAATTCACCATTGACAAAAGCTAATTGTTGTTGGGGTTCGTCATGAGGTTTGAGGGGTAACATTTTATGCATGTGGACAAATTCATTGTTGTAAATAGATTGTCTAACAATCTGAGGTACATGGGTACCCAGTGCATCTGTTACACTACATAATGAATTTGGCGTGTTGAACATTTGCATGCCGTTACACAAAGCATCGGTACAATTGTCAATAGCGTTTATTGTACCTGATGAATGGGCTGCCATTGACGATGAAGGTCCAAGTATGAGTGGTTGATGTAACGCTGGACCACTGCCATCAGAGTGGGTATCCAAATTCAATGATTCCGTTGCCTTTGCTACTGCCTGGGGGTCAGCATCATCAGGTGTCTGGCGGTTGCTATTACTGACTGACACTGCTTTTCTGGCGGCGGCCGGTGCACGTGTTGGCCTGGCATATGGGGATTTTGATTTCCTTTTTGACCGTAACATCATACTAAAAACGTTTGCcaataattatgttaattttaCACGTATAAATTAGGCTattcaatcttttaaaatatatatatatatatacatctatatacgtcattaattacaaaaaagaaGTGGTTATTGCATCAATATACCACACcgttaataatttatatattattcatattctttgttatttatttgtttggtttttgtttttttttgtttttttttttttttttattctgaccTATCGATTAtactatttttataatatgttaTGTAGAGCAAAAAGctaaattgttatatatattaaaaatctgtatttgcacataaataattttttaatataactttTTGAATTCGAAGACTTATAGACAAACTATTTTCTATAAAGTACAATTTGATACATTATCCCCTTTTTGTGGGGTGATGGAAACGCCCAAATCGCTTCCAACGCCTCATCAAATTTATAAACTGGTTAACGGTACATACCAAATTCCTTACAACATACAAACTTTAGAATTACTTCTCTGTCAATCTACACGTCCGTCGTCTGTTCGATATCGGCAGCGTCTAACGGATCGATAATTGCACGCGCAATAATGACGTCATTACATTATTGACATTTAAGTACCCGCGCCTATTGATTTAGAGTTATCGCGCTTGGATAAAATATTGGTTACTAAAATTATTAGAGTTATGCCGCTTGATTTATTCTTCTTCGATAAATGGCATTTACCGTATATAGCgataaatgtaattaacatTTTGACAGGATTACTGTGCCAGCATCGGTGCATATCTTGTTCAAATAGACACAAGGGATGAAAACGAATGGATTAAAAGAACATTACAACAATCCTTATTCGTCCTAACAAATAACTAATTCGTCCGAGCATATAGCTAATTCGTCCAAACAAATcctattttgttaaaaacaaaaataaaaagagagaTAGAGAAGGAAAGAGAGAAATCCACAGTGACAGAGAACAGAATGAAACGTTTTAACATTTTGACAGGATTACTGTGCCAGCATCGGTGCATATCTTGTTCAAATAGACACAAGGGATGAAAACGAATGGATTAAAAGAACATTACAACCAGCATTGAagggtaaaattcattattttaacttttattggaattgacattttttttaatcctcaaatatgaatacaaaaaaaattaaacattaattttaacaatCATTTATGCTTCATCAGATAGTTTAAACTGTCAAAGAACTTTAAAAGCTCGTCTTTACTGAACTAGAGTAATATCTGTTTACATTGATTATATGTTTACATCTCGCGAATCAAACGTTACggtcaaattttgaaatgatgtcatatacataaatatacagAAACATGCAGCAATACCTATTGTTGTGATACATGGATCGGAGCCACTGACCAAGTTGAGGAGAACATGTTCCAGTGGacaaacaaagaaaatgtgGTATTCTCTAACTGGATTTCAGGGCAACCCGACGACTATGGAGGCAACGAGGACTGTGCTGCCCTGTGTCTCAATGGTCAATGGAATGATTATCCTTGCACCTACCTTTTGAATACTATCTGTGAAAAAGACAATTTATTTAGTTAATcgtgatttgaaataaaaacctcAGTAAGTTGTTGTCGGCTATATATCTTCTGTCATAACTGGTCGTCAAAAGGCGGTTTATCTaacttttttagaaaaaattactCACTTTGAAAGAGAGTGTTGCAAAACAGCGGGAATATTCCGTAACGTGGAAgggacatttttaaaatatccgTATGGCTTGAAGAGTCGTATCTAAATAtatacactatatatatatatatatatatatatatatatatatatatatatatatatatatatatatatatatatatatatatatatatatatatatatacacattacGTAGAGCACTATATTTACAAAGTGGTTATGTTCCGTATGTGGGCAAAGTACGGTAATACACAAACATTTGACGCGCATTCCTATCGAACACGGTAACCACAAAAAATACACTTAGGAAGATAAGCATATACTTTGTTTTTTgatgttaacatatatattatttgatttcaACTGTCCAGCGTGTGTAAAGTATCATTCATTGGAGCTACATGAATTAACCTTAATCTGTCTCTAAAAAACCGTCAGAGTTGGAATTTTAATCATCGCATGTTTCTATAGAATGTAAAAAACGCCTAGTccagatttaaaaaattggaataaaaatatccgtacacattttcattaacCTATTTCTTCATTATCGATTCatactttttaatgttttttttgcttttaacaaCCTGTACATGTCTTTTTGAAATCGGCATACCcggttattttatatttaaaaaaaaaagggggggggggggaatcagCTTTTTAAATTGATGGGTACATTGTTTTAAATCCTTTGTTAATAAGgaaatgtttataattcatGTTTATAACGGGGATTTCACACAGTaagtaatctttaaaaaaaataagcatgCATGCAAATTATTACATCAACAAGCGTTTGATTTACTTTATTCTGACATTGTTGATTTACCTATATACATAACCTTTTCAtgcaattaaaagaaatatgtggTAAAAAACATTTCAACTCGGGGAGTACATATCTTAAACTACTGCAACAAGTAGTTTTTCTCGGTATTACAATTTCGATGCAAATTGTCGTAGTCggttaattgtttaaaagttcATAAAATTTGAAACTTGACAATGTTTTTACTATAATCAACACTTGTAACGCTTCTTTAACCTAAGCAGTAAAGTTTATTATATCTTATGTCGTATGCATACTTGTAATTCAAAGGCTGAACTATGCTTGTTTGATGTTTTCCTTCATatctaaaatgaattttattataccccccccccccgcaagcGAAGTttggaatcaccttgtccgtccgtccgtctgtccgtccgtccgtctgtacgTCTGTCTGTTCAATTCGTTTCCAGTCCAtgtctttcttatggagaaacattggaagttcttacttcacacaaagattgcttataaccaaagggtgtgtcatgaccttgacccaaggtcatttgggcaaggtcaaggtcactggcagaaaaagttcataattcgtgtccggtccatatctttttattggagaaacattggaagttcttacttcacacaaagattgcttatgacctaagggcgtgtcatgaccttgacccaaggtcattttaggaaggtcaaggtcactggcagaaaaagtgcaaaattcgtgtccggtccatatctttttaatggagaaacattggaagttcttacttcacacaaagttATCTTATGACcttagggtgtgtcatgaccttgacccaaggttaTTTTGGCAAGGTCAaagtcactggcagaaaaagttcaaaatttgtgtccggtccatatctttcttatggagaaacattggaagttctgaATTCACATcaagattgcttataacctaagggtgtgtcatgaccttgacccaaggtcatttgggcaaggccaatgtcactggcagaaaagtgcaaaatttatgtccagtccatatctttttaatggacaaatattggaagttcttaattcacatcaaaattgcttataacctgagggtttgtcatgaccttgacccaagttcaattgaggaagttcaaggtcattgtttaaaaaaatcgggctcagtatagcaattattcaaaatgattatattaaatggctgcttaaCATGTGGAATTTtatttgattcgagtcatgtttgttaacataaggatgcaaatgtcctcatgtattaacagttaacttgaactaaaatggaatttaaagaatagaaattggtttgtgtaatcatattagcattaacagttttaaaaaatacagcagtttttatttatagaaaatggacggtgaaatagattcgtccaatattttctataatagaaaaaatacaaaaaatacatgagttatgattttttttcttagcggggggaatcaattgtgagcttgctcacagtacctctagtttatttgtttattataagTTTGTACAAAATAAAGCCGTTTTAAAACTAAGATTGCGTTTGCTTTTAGAATGAGGCTTTTTTACTGTTAATCATGCAAAAGTCAAAAATTTTGCCCGGACAAGACAGAGTTGAGTGGCGTAGTgttagaaattaaaaacaaaagaccATAAAACTTGGGCACGAAAATTAAGGAGAGgaattttacaataaagtaAATTAATTGCAAATAgctttatgttatatttttttatacattgcAGAGCAagtatatcttttaaatatgaGAGCATAGGTTTTAGTATGTTTTCTTAATTGGACCATTACATTAATGTGATATTATCTTTAAAACACTTTTCGACTGTCTTGACACATCATTAACAtcattaaactttttaaaatgaaagaataTATTTTAGATTCAGTAAATATGTTAGTGTTATgtgcatgaaaatataatcacatggaagATATGAGTTATTTATGTTAATACGTGTCCCGTAACATTACTTAGCTAAAAGTTGTCGTAGCGTTGCAATCTAAAGCGTTCTAAATAACTGTGTTTCCACCATTGTGGTTTTTTCTTATAaaccagatacatgtatttatgtgaGGTCTATATCCGTTGAAATATAGTGTAGTTATTTACTTCATTAACTCTGATATTCATTTTACTGAATTTGAAATGATCTATTAGTTAAAAGTAGATTATGCAATCCATTTAAGGAATATTGTAAAGATGTTTATTAATAAATCGTCGTGGCATGGATATActttttgtttttcatgtttgatttgaattttatagcCAAGTAACTCTTATTAAAAGATTATcaaaattaagagagagagagagagagagagagagagagagatatttcttgttagaatagaaaaattgataaaaacgaatgcataaaataaagaaaagttttaCTACCATTGGAGGAACTCTGTAAGCGTTCATCATtcattaattaaacatttatttt
This genomic window from Crassostrea angulata isolate pt1a10 chromosome 8, ASM2561291v2, whole genome shotgun sequence contains:
- the LOC128161768 gene encoding uncharacterized protein LOC128161768 isoform X2, whose translation is MMLRSKRKSKSPYARPTRAPAAARKAVSVSNSNRQTPDDADPQAVAKATESLNLDTHSDGSGPALHQPLILGPSSSMAAHSSVIIQSTSWLYFGPAEHQAGRPDCRILQQAIAGNFCSPSRVASNTWLLVIIIYND
- the LOC128161768 gene encoding uncharacterized protein LOC128161768 isoform X1, with protein sequence MMLRSKRKSKSPYARPTRAPAAARKAVSVSNSNRQTPDDADPQAVAKATESLNLDTHSDGSGPALHQPLILGPSSSMAAHSSGLTTTNPFAKREGNPPHSTICDNSLIEVKAVGSQQATQDLWDMAPTPVKLNVLKSMLTNYPDQNTAHELLNGFEYGFNIHYSGTREFHVSKNMKSAETHADELHLKIYQEISLGRIAGPFYTRPISNIRCSPIGLVPKKQGGWRMICNLSAPQGNSVNDFIDPSLCSVHYTSFDTTISMVQKLGPGALLGKKDITSAFRLLPIRPEDFLLLGFYFDNKYYIDKCLPFGCSIACATFEKFSTALHWIVENQSTHNTLVHYLDDFLFAGPANTCICQNLMGSFDTICKELGVPLSEEKTEGPSTYITFLGLGINTINQTIFIPKDKVDTLKSMIHNVYTRRKVTLKVMQSLVGSLAFVTKAIPAGRAFCRRFYDSLSQGYKKHHYITISKALRDDMEVWLKFLSEFNGTTLFPDMHWSNGDTLHISSDSSGSFGCGAIFGSHWAYLQWPLDWSSEDRRDLTYLELVPVALAIQIWGSKLQSKKIIMHIDNIAVVQIINQKTSKSSRVMSLLRPLLLQLLRFNIQIRCVHIPGPSNTIADAISRFQWQKFRNLAPYADYYPCQIPSEFWNHLKRK